The Coffea arabica cultivar ET-39 chromosome 8e, Coffea Arabica ET-39 HiFi, whole genome shotgun sequence genome window below encodes:
- the LOC113703315 gene encoding protein ROH1A codes for MPATDNQGSFLNRISIRRNQVADPNLELEDLELFQKHVADRLSDLLPVPTPTPCPAPAPPPAHAPAPVSSTPKNHANNNDTNTDQPSSTSVDSPSADHGPPPPPPMLSISWFRKLLDVFLCCEAEFKAVLIMGRDPSQFCKPPLDKLIPDLLDRAIKALDVCNAVTHGIELLRHWQSLAQIAVTALEQRPIGEGQVRRAKRALSTLLTSMAFDDKESNNSSSHKATERAWSFGRRGGGGAAANYGHNPKDKTAGTFRSLSWSVAKSWSSAKQIQAMSSNLVPPRGAEAAGLALPVYIMSAVLVFVMWSLVAAVPCQERTGLATHLPVPRQLVWAQPLIGLQEKIGEEWKKKEKKGTAGLLEEMQRMEKVALSLVEFADSFQFPLEDAKVEEVAVQVAEMADICLKMEEGLVPLQQQVREVFHRIVRSRAEVLDVIDQVGKMSTPVPC; via the coding sequence ATGCCGGCCACCGACAACCAGGGTTCATTCTTGAACCGCATCAGCATCCGCCGCAACCAGGTTGCCGACCCCAACCTCGAGCTCGAAGACCTCGAACTCTTCCAAAAACACGTAGCTGATCGTTTGTCCGACCTCCTCCCCgtccccacccccaccccctgCCCCGCTCCCGCTCCCCCTCCCGCGCATGCCCCTGCCCCTGTCTCCAGTACCCCCAAAAACCACGCCAACAACAATGATACTAACACTGACCAGCCATCCTCCACTTCCGTGGATTCTCCATCCGCTGACCACGGCCCACCACCGCCCCCACCCATGCTCTCCATCTCCTGGTTTCGCAAGCTCCTCGACGTTTTTCTCTGTTGCGAGGCGGAGTTCAAAGCCGTTCTCATCATGGGTCGTGATCCTTCCCAATTCTGCAAGCCTCCTCTCGACAAACTCATCCCTGATCTTTTAGACAGGGCCATAAAGGCCCTTGACGTCTGCAACGCCGTCACTCACGGCATCGAGCTCCTCCGTCACTGGCAAAGCCTCGCTCAGATTGCCGTCACCGCCCTCGAGCAACGTCCCATTGGAGAAGGCCAGGTCAGACGCGCCAAAAGGGCTCTCTCGACTCTCCTCACTTCCATGGCCTTTGATGACAAAGAAAGCAATAACAGCAGCAGTCACAAAGCCACGGAGCGTGCTTGGTCTTTTGGTCGCCGTGGTGGTGGTGGCGCCGCTGCAAATTACGGTCATAACCCCAAGGATAAAACTGCCGGGACTTTCCGGTCGCTGTCTTGGTCCGTGGCTAAGTCTTGGTCCTCTGCCAAACAGATCCAAGCCATGTCGTCTAATCTGGTGCCGCCACGTGGGGCGGAGGCAGCTGGGCTGGCGCTTCCGGTATATATTATGAGTGCGGTTTTGGTTTTCGTGATGTGGTCTCTGGTGGCCGCGGTCCCTTGTCAGGAGAGGACTGGGCTGGCCACCCATTTGCCCGTGCCCAGGCAATTGGTCTGGGCTCAGCCGTTGATTGGGCTTCAGGAGAAAATTGGAGAGGAatggaagaaaaaggagaagaaaggcACTGCTGGATTGTTGGAGGAGATGCAGAGGATGGAGAAGGTTGCGCTGAGCCTGGTTGAATTTGCTGATTCTTTTCAGTTTCCGTTGGAGGATGCAAAGGTGGAGGAGGTGGCGGTGCAGGTAGCGGAGATGGCGGACATTTGCCTTAAGATGGAGGAGGGATTGGTGCCACTTCAGCAACAGGTTAGAGAGGTGTTTCATCGGATTGTGAGGAGCAGAGCTGAGGTTCTTGATGTTATTGATCAAGTTGGTAAAATGTCCACACCAGTTCCATGTTGA